The proteins below come from a single Desulfurellaceae bacterium genomic window:
- a CDS encoding thiamine pyrophosphate-dependent dehydrogenase E1 component subunit alpha: MELSKDQLVWMYERMQLIRTFENRVKLEFGKGKIPGFVHLYAGEEAVAVGICANLTDRDYMTSTHRGHGHCLAKGVDPRGMMAELFGKATGTCKGKGGSMHIADMDKGMLGANGIVGGGPPLACGSGLTAKTNKTDQVTICFFGDGASEQGTLHESLNLAAIWNLPVIFVAENNGYAESTPAHYHCSVENIADRAAAYNMPGISIDGNDIFAVHEATAQAVARARSGQGPTLLECKTYRFYGHYEGDQQTYKIPGENEKYQAEKDPISLFKDSVVSRQLATQDELTAIEERIEAQIEAAVQFADDSPFPDVAETFTDVYVNY; encoded by the coding sequence ATGGAACTCAGCAAAGACCAGCTGGTGTGGATGTACGAGCGCATGCAGCTCATTCGGACATTTGAAAACCGGGTGAAGCTCGAGTTCGGCAAGGGCAAGATTCCCGGCTTCGTCCACCTGTATGCCGGCGAAGAAGCCGTTGCGGTTGGGATATGCGCCAACCTGACTGACCGCGACTACATGACCTCGACCCACCGCGGCCACGGCCATTGTCTGGCCAAGGGTGTTGACCCGCGCGGCATGATGGCCGAACTGTTTGGCAAAGCCACCGGCACCTGCAAGGGCAAGGGCGGCTCAATGCATATCGCGGATATGGACAAGGGCATGCTGGGCGCCAACGGCATTGTTGGCGGCGGTCCGCCGCTGGCCTGCGGCTCGGGTCTGACCGCCAAGACCAACAAGACCGACCAGGTCACGATTTGCTTTTTTGGCGATGGCGCGTCCGAGCAGGGCACCCTGCACGAGAGCCTCAACCTGGCCGCCATCTGGAATCTGCCGGTCATCTTCGTGGCCGAAAACAACGGCTATGCCGAGTCCACGCCCGCCCACTACCACTGTAGCGTGGAGAACATCGCCGACCGCGCGGCAGCCTATAACATGCCCGGCATCAGTATCGATGGCAACGATATCTTCGCCGTCCACGAAGCCACCGCCCAGGCCGTGGCGCGGGCTCGTTCGGGCCAGGGGCCAACCTTGCTGGAGTGCAAGACCTACCGTTTCTACGGCCATTACGAAGGCGACCAGCAAACCTATAAAATTCCTGGGGAAAACGAAAAATATCAGGCCGAGAAGGATCCGATCAGCCTCTTCAAGGACAGCGTCGTGTCCCGCCAACTCGCCACCCAAGACGAACTCACGGCCATCGAAGAGCGCATCGAAGCCCAAATCGAAGCTGCGGTCCAGTTTGCCGACGATAGTCCATTCCCGGATGTCGCCGAAACCTTTACCGACGTGTACGTCAATTACTAA
- a CDS encoding 2-hydroxyacid dehydrogenase, with protein sequence MKVMICTTHFPHCAEVLRQHLPDDTIIACPAEQVVARAAEADVLVPAMYRVDARVIDTTSATLINQFGVGIEGVDIPAATRRGIYVANVPGHEGAGNAASVSEHAIFLMLGLARRYTEAQASVRKRVLGAPLGTALMGKTVAILGVGSIGRQLALRLKPFQVRLLGIKQHPSEALKRELGLDFLGTQQDLTQVLAQADFVVLALPVTPATRAMLNAAAFAAMKDTAFVINVARGPVIDHDALVEALAQGQIAGAGLDVFWDEPTDPNDPLFQYNVIATPHTAGVTDLSYNDIARGLAANVNRIRAGQPPINCVNREAVQAKQG encoded by the coding sequence ATGAAGGTCATGATCTGCACCACCCATTTTCCACACTGTGCAGAAGTCCTGCGCCAACACCTGCCGGACGATACGATCATCGCCTGTCCGGCCGAGCAGGTTGTTGCCAGGGCGGCCGAGGCCGACGTATTGGTTCCGGCCATGTATCGGGTCGATGCCAGGGTGATTGACACCACCTCGGCGACACTGATCAACCAGTTTGGCGTTGGCATCGAGGGGGTGGATATCCCCGCCGCAACCCGGCGCGGCATCTACGTCGCCAATGTTCCGGGCCATGAGGGCGCGGGCAACGCCGCGTCGGTATCCGAGCACGCCATTTTTCTGATGCTCGGCTTGGCCCGTCGCTATACCGAAGCCCAGGCCAGCGTCCGTAAGCGCGTCCTGGGCGCCCCGCTCGGTACGGCGCTGATGGGCAAGACGGTCGCCATTCTTGGTGTCGGCAGCATCGGCCGCCAGCTCGCGCTGCGTCTCAAACCCTTTCAGGTCCGCCTGCTGGGCATCAAACAACACCCGTCCGAAGCCCTCAAACGCGAACTGGGACTCGATTTTCTCGGCACCCAGCAGGATTTGACCCAGGTTCTGGCCCAGGCCGACTTTGTGGTCTTGGCCCTACCGGTGACGCCCGCGACGCGGGCGATGCTGAACGCCGCAGCCTTCGCCGCAATGAAAGACACGGCCTTTGTCATCAATGTCGCCCGCGGCCCGGTCATTGACCATGACGCCCTGGTCGAGGCCCTGGCCCAGGGACAGATCGCCGGAGCCGGGCTCGACGTGTTTTGGGACGAACCAACCGACCCCAACGACCCGCTGTTCCAGTATAACGTCATTGCCACGCCCCACACCGCAGGCGTCACAGACCTGTCGTACAACGACATCGCGCGTGGCCTGGCCGCAAACGTGAACCGTATCCGGGCCGGTCAGCCACCGATCAACTGCGTCAACCGGGAAGCGGTGCAGGCCAAGCAGGGTTGA
- a CDS encoding alpha-ketoacid dehydrogenase subunit beta has protein sequence MAERQLNFNQALNEAMRQEMQRDPKVILIGEDVAGGADVEHLEGEDAWGGVLGVTKGLVQEFGRDRILDTPISESGFIGAAVGAAATGLRPIAEMMFVGFMGVCFDQILNQGAKLRYMFGGKAEVPLVIRTICGGGFRAAAQHSQVLYSLFTHIPGVKTVVPATPYDAKGLLISSIRDNDLVIFFEDITLGALKGPVPEDPYTIPLGQAEVKREGADVTIVAIGKMVHHALQAAEELQKQGRSAEVIDPHTLSPFDEQTVLDSVEKTGRLVVVDESHPRCNVARDIAAVVADKGFDFLNAPIKTVSAPHTPVPFSPTLEDHYLPNAAKVTETALALF, from the coding sequence ATGGCCGAAAGACAGCTCAATTTTAATCAGGCGCTCAACGAGGCAATGCGCCAGGAGATGCAACGCGACCCCAAAGTCATCCTGATAGGTGAAGACGTCGCCGGCGGGGCGGACGTTGAGCACCTGGAGGGCGAGGACGCCTGGGGCGGGGTGCTGGGCGTGACCAAAGGACTCGTCCAGGAGTTTGGCCGCGACCGTATTCTCGATACCCCGATCAGCGAGTCGGGCTTCATCGGCGCCGCGGTTGGCGCCGCGGCCACCGGGCTGCGGCCCATCGCCGAGATGATGTTTGTCGGTTTCATGGGCGTGTGCTTCGATCAGATTCTGAACCAGGGCGCCAAACTGCGCTATATGTTTGGCGGCAAGGCTGAGGTGCCCCTGGTCATCCGCACCATCTGCGGCGGCGGCTTTCGGGCTGCGGCCCAACACTCCCAGGTCCTGTATTCCCTGTTCACCCATATTCCGGGGGTGAAAACCGTGGTGCCGGCCACGCCGTACGACGCCAAGGGCCTGCTCATCTCGTCGATTCGGGACAACGATCTGGTCATCTTTTTTGAAGACATCACCCTGGGCGCCCTCAAGGGCCCGGTCCCCGAAGATCCGTACACCATTCCTTTGGGCCAGGCCGAGGTGAAACGCGAGGGCGCCGACGTGACCATCGTGGCGATCGGCAAGATGGTCCACCACGCCCTACAGGCGGCCGAGGAACTGCAAAAACAGGGCCGCAGTGCCGAGGTCATTGACCCGCACACCCTGTCGCCATTTGACGAACAGACAGTGCTGGACTCGGTCGAAAAGACGGGCCGCCTGGTCGTGGTTGACGAATCCCACCCGCGCTGCAACGTGGCCCGGGATATTGCGGCCGTTGTCGCCGATAAGGGCTTTGATTTCCTCAACGCGCCGATTAAGACCGTCAGCGCGCCACATACGCCGGTGCCGTTCAGCCCGACCCTGGAAGACCACTATTTGCCGAACGCGGCCAAGGTCACCGAAACTGCCTTGGCCCTGTTCTAG
- a CDS encoding CoA transferase, whose translation MTKPLRIVDLTNGWAGPMATCLLGDFGAEVIKVESPSHMDWWRGAGLQGSDDGPKLYEQSPTFNTVNRNKIGIALELTHPRGRELFKELIRASDILVANYPPRILRKLGIDFAALSAVNPRLVMVTLPAFGNTGPESEYVGFGCTTEAMAGITGVTGYEGGPPQMLSNAIGDPVSALNACFASLVGVFEQERRGAGVSVDLSHVEGLLPLNAEALLDYTVNGRVQEPVGNRHPTLAPHGCYPCAGDDEWVMITIASDAEWQQFCQVLGNPAWSRNESFATAAGRKAAEDELDAHIAAWTQNHEHTALMEQLQQAGVTAGAVLSGPQVMSDAQLAAREFLLAIDRAEAGTHLYPGFVPKFHPTPSEVRTPAPCFGQHNADVFGRILGLSAEDIQQLESERIISQTPFLP comes from the coding sequence ATGACCAAACCACTTCGTATCGTTGATCTGACCAACGGCTGGGCGGGACCCATGGCCACCTGTTTGCTGGGCGATTTTGGCGCCGAGGTGATCAAGGTCGAGTCACCGTCGCATATGGACTGGTGGCGCGGGGCGGGTCTGCAGGGCTCGGATGACGGCCCCAAGCTGTACGAACAGTCGCCGACGTTCAATACGGTCAACCGGAACAAGATCGGGATTGCCCTGGAGCTGACCCATCCGCGTGGCCGCGAGCTGTTCAAGGAGCTGATTCGGGCCAGCGACATCCTGGTCGCCAACTATCCGCCGCGTATTCTGCGTAAACTGGGCATTGACTTTGCGGCCCTGTCTGCGGTCAACCCACGTCTGGTGATGGTGACCCTGCCGGCGTTTGGCAACACTGGCCCGGAAAGCGAGTATGTCGGCTTTGGCTGTACGACCGAGGCGATGGCCGGTATTACCGGGGTAACGGGCTATGAGGGCGGACCGCCGCAGATGCTGAGCAACGCCATCGGCGATCCGGTTTCGGCGCTCAATGCGTGTTTTGCTTCCCTGGTCGGGGTGTTTGAACAGGAGCGGCGTGGCGCGGGGGTGTCGGTCGATCTCTCGCACGTCGAGGGCCTGCTCCCGCTCAACGCCGAAGCCCTGCTTGACTACACCGTGAACGGGCGGGTGCAGGAGCCGGTCGGCAATCGCCATCCGACTCTGGCACCCCACGGCTGTTATCCGTGTGCGGGCGATGATGAGTGGGTGATGATTACGATTGCCTCTGACGCCGAGTGGCAGCAGTTCTGTCAAGTCCTGGGCAACCCGGCCTGGAGCCGGAACGAGAGCTTTGCCACCGCTGCGGGCAGAAAGGCGGCCGAGGATGAACTCGACGCCCACATCGCCGCCTGGACCCAGAACCACGAGCATACCGCGCTGATGGAGCAGTTGCAGCAGGCCGGCGTCACGGCCGGCGCCGTCCTGTCGGGACCGCAGGTCATGAGCGATGCCCAGCTGGCCGCCCGCGAGTTTCTGCTGGCCATTGATCGGGCAGAGGCCGGCACGCACCTGTATCCGGGCTTTGTACCCAAATTTCATCCCACGCCCTCGGAGGTCAGAACGCCGGCGCCGTGTTTTGGCCAGCACAACGCCGATGTGTTTGGCCGTATTCTGGGGCTGTCTGCCGAGGACATTCAGCAACTTGAGAGCGAGCGGATCATCAGTCAAACGCCGTTCCTGCCCTAG
- the crcB gene encoding fluoride efflux transporter CrcB — protein sequence MKYMWIGLGGFLGANARALLADWAAQRLGLAFPYGTFIANISGSFLLGVLMVVLSHYALLDSPYRLFFAVGFLGAYTTFSTYTYEAFGLLQAGQVGLACLTLFGSVVLGLLGVGLGIILGRALLGSA from the coding sequence ATGAAATATATGTGGATAGGCTTGGGCGGCTTTCTGGGGGCGAATGCCCGGGCCTTGCTGGCCGACTGGGCAGCTCAGCGTTTGGGCCTGGCATTTCCTTACGGCACCTTCATTGCCAATATCAGCGGCAGTTTTCTGCTCGGGGTGCTCATGGTCGTCCTCAGCCACTACGCCCTACTGGACTCTCCCTACCGCCTGTTTTTTGCGGTCGGCTTTCTGGGAGCCTACACGACCTTCTCCACCTACACCTATGAAGCCTTCGGGCTTTTACAGGCCGGACAGGTCGGCCTCGCCTGCCTCACCCTCTTTGGCAGTGTGGTCCTCGGTCTGCTGGGCGTGGGTCTGGGCATCATCCTGGGCAGGGCTCTGCTCGGCTCAGCCTGA
- the aat gene encoding leucyl/phenylalanyl-tRNA--protein transferase — METSGSSVCCSPTTRAFSPGTKKALRPPSRCVLHPEEFHASRSLKRLVRQERFTISLDRAFGPVIRACAETRLAKGQGTWITRDMVEAYCDLHEAGFAHSVEAWDGQRLAGGMYGVSLGSAFFGESMFSRVSNASKVAFFSLARQLEEWGFSL; from the coding sequence GTGGAGACCTCCGGGTCGAGCGTCTGCTGCTCGCCTACCACCAGGGCATTTTCCCCTGGTACGAAGAAGGCTCTCCGACCGCCGAGCCGGTGTGTTTTACACCCGGAAGAATTTCACGCCTCGCGCAGCCTCAAGCGGCTGGTCAGACAGGAACGCTTTACCATCAGCCTGGACCGGGCGTTCGGTCCGGTCATTCGGGCGTGTGCCGAGACACGCCTGGCCAAGGGCCAGGGCACCTGGATCACCCGCGATATGGTTGAGGCCTACTGCGACCTGCATGAGGCCGGATTTGCCCACTCGGTTGAGGCCTGGGACGGGCAGCGCCTGGCCGGCGGCATGTATGGGGTGAGTCTGGGCAGCGCCTTTTTCGGTGAATCCATGTTCAGCCGCGTCTCCAACGCCTCCAAAGTCGCGTTTTTCAGCCTCGCTCGACAGCTTGAGGAATGGGGCTTCAGCCTG
- a CDS encoding NAD(+)/NADH kinase, with amino-acid sequence MSSVGIIANPRAGKDIRRLVAHGSVLDTQEKVYIVRRAILGLEGAGVDEIVFFPDPALIGPKALSGIEGNRKARIRMLEMSVYDEAADSTRAAALMRDQGVACVIVLGGDGTNRVVTKGCDSMPLVPLSTGTNNAFPRFIESTLAGMAAGYYAARGLSADAFSFPTKRLNLHRNGSFEDVALIDVAVCDYQFVGARALWEVSRLKQLFLTQGQPTNIGMASIGGMLDPVRPDESGGLCLQLGDGGRAVTAAIAPGLVTAVGVQSHTRLQIGDRAPVTFKPSILALDGEREIPVGADEAWEVELSWDGPRVLDIARIMDAVREG; translated from the coding sequence ATGAGTTCCGTCGGCATCATCGCAAATCCACGCGCGGGCAAAGACATCCGGCGTCTGGTCGCCCACGGCTCGGTCCTCGACACCCAGGAAAAGGTCTACATCGTGCGCCGGGCCATTCTGGGTTTGGAAGGCGCCGGGGTCGACGAGATCGTCTTCTTCCCCGATCCGGCCTTGATCGGGCCGAAGGCTCTGTCGGGTATTGAGGGCAACCGAAAGGCGCGCATCCGCATGCTGGAAATGTCGGTCTACGACGAAGCGGCCGACTCGACGCGGGCGGCCGCCCTGATGCGCGACCAGGGCGTGGCGTGTGTCATCGTGCTGGGCGGAGACGGCACCAACCGGGTGGTCACCAAGGGCTGTGACTCCATGCCCCTGGTGCCCCTGTCGACCGGCACCAACAACGCGTTTCCGCGCTTTATCGAATCGACCCTGGCCGGCATGGCGGCCGGCTATTACGCGGCCCGAGGGCTGTCGGCGGACGCCTTCTCATTTCCGACAAAACGCCTGAACCTGCACCGCAACGGCAGCTTTGAGGACGTGGCGCTGATTGATGTCGCGGTCTGTGACTATCAGTTTGTGGGTGCGCGGGCGCTGTGGGAAGTCAGCCGTCTCAAACAGCTCTTCCTGACTCAGGGCCAGCCAACCAACATCGGCATGGCCTCAATTGGCGGGATGCTCGACCCCGTTCGGCCCGATGAATCCGGGGGGCTGTGCCTGCAACTTGGCGACGGTGGCCGGGCTGTCACCGCAGCCATCGCGCCGGGGCTGGTCACTGCGGTTGGCGTCCAGAGCCACACCCGGCTGCAGATCGGCGACCGGGCCCCGGTCACCTTCAAGCCATCCATCCTGGCTCTGGACGGAGAGCGCGAGATTCCGGTCGGCGCCGACGAGGCGTGGGAGGTCGAGTTGAGCTGGGACGGCCCGCGCGTGCTGGATATCGCCAGGATCATGGATGCGGTGCGAGAGGGCTGA